One Nitrospirota bacterium DNA segment encodes these proteins:
- a CDS encoding prepilin-type N-terminal cleavage/methylation domain-containing protein, protein MHAKRSTQSGFTLVEGMIAAVILGAGLLALSGMQAISFGRNVDANELTRVTNLAADMIERIQFNRRNVVAYNNIDTLNAGTQPPTSQPMARGDYAQWQALLNASGLTGVQGRVTVTAIGPITPPLNQNSVTVTITWSGSVRGETSMTRNKALTLTTVVAPE, encoded by the coding sequence ATGCACGCGAAGCGTTCAACGCAGTCGGGCTTTACGCTGGTCGAAGGCATGATCGCGGCGGTGATTCTTGGCGCCGGGCTGTTAGCGCTCTCTGGGATGCAGGCTATCTCGTTTGGCCGAAACGTGGACGCAAACGAGCTGACGAGGGTGACAAACCTTGCGGCCGACATGATCGAGCGAATTCAATTCAACCGGCGCAACGTTGTGGCCTACAACAATATCGACACGTTGAATGCTGGGACCCAGCCGCCGACAAGTCAACCCATGGCTCGAGGCGACTATGCCCAGTGGCAGGCGCTGTTGAACGCCTCCGGTCTCACCGGCGTGCAGGGGCGCGTCACCGTAACGGCGATCGGGCCGATCACGCCGCCCCTGAATCAAAACTCGGTGACGGTGACGATCACTTGGAGCGGCTCTGTGCGCGGAGAGACGAGCATGACACGAAACAAGGCTCTTACACTGACGACGGTGGTGGCGCCGGAATGA
- a CDS encoding PilW family protein, giving the protein MNRSRIYEEAHGVTLVELMAGIFVTLVVVAAGFTALNTTNKAARANDQTVDTQQNVRVAMEVVSRDIKLAGFGMTGQVGACALAGAPQAIVPADNSPGGADAGPDSISLVVPTTSSLAPLWTLANTVGPGFNQITLQAGAVANMVAAGLNTASPTTAQISINGTVTATVSTISGDTLTLSNTIAPPATFLAGTPVYLLQCVTYQVIRPPDNNAVCGGNAPCLVRGITVALNCDVVASPCAPITDGIEDIQFAYACDGCNAAVNGGVADGVVDDQNASGTFDQADFITNSSWTIAPLTPDKIRLVQVNIVARQTVADQGLGEGRTAIVATAGPLVISDHNHAADANFDATTYPQFRRRVLTRTVQTRNLGL; this is encoded by the coding sequence ATGAATCGAAGCCGAATCTACGAAGAGGCGCACGGCGTCACACTCGTCGAACTCATGGCGGGGATCTTCGTCACGCTCGTCGTGGTCGCGGCGGGTTTTACGGCGCTGAATACGACCAACAAGGCGGCTCGCGCCAACGATCAAACGGTGGATACGCAACAGAATGTGCGGGTGGCGATGGAGGTGGTTTCTCGTGATATCAAGCTTGCCGGATTCGGCATGACCGGCCAAGTGGGCGCTTGTGCACTGGCGGGAGCTCCTCAGGCCATTGTTCCTGCGGACAACAGCCCAGGCGGAGCCGATGCAGGTCCGGATTCCATCTCACTGGTCGTTCCGACCACCAGTTCGCTGGCGCCTTTATGGACGCTCGCCAACACCGTCGGGCCCGGCTTCAATCAAATCACATTGCAAGCCGGCGCAGTGGCGAATATGGTGGCGGCCGGTCTCAATACCGCGTCGCCGACAACCGCGCAAATTTCGATCAATGGAACGGTCACGGCGACTGTCAGCACGATCAGCGGCGACACGTTGACGCTCTCCAACACGATCGCTCCCCCGGCGACATTCCTCGCGGGGACCCCGGTCTATCTGCTCCAGTGCGTCACGTATCAGGTGATACGTCCTCCCGATAATAACGCGGTCTGTGGCGGAAATGCGCCCTGCCTAGTGCGAGGCATCACGGTCGCCCTGAACTGTGATGTCGTGGCCAGCCCCTGCGCGCCGATCACGGACGGAATTGAGGATATCCAATTCGCATATGCCTGTGACGGCTGTAATGCGGCAGTGAATGGTGGAGTTGCGGACGGAGTGGTCGATGACCAGAACGCATCCGGGACGTTCGACCAAGCCGATTTCATTACGAACAGCTCCTGGACTATTGCACCCTTGACTCCGGACAAAATCCGACTCGTCCAGGTCAACATCGTGGCTCGGCAGACCGTGGCTGATCAAGGACTCGGAGAAGGTCGGACCGCGATCGTGGCGACCGCCGGGCCGCTCGTCATCAGCGATCACAACCATGCCGCCGATGCCAACTTTGATGCCACCACCTATCCGCAGTTCCGCCGGCGGGTGCTGACTCGGACCGTCCAGACAAGGAACCTGGGGCTCTGA
- a CDS encoding PilX N-terminal domain-containing pilus assembly protein, with protein sequence MSGDRREMRKTGHGLIENQRGVAFLTVMLLLLILTVLGVAAVTVSGLENRIAGLVRTSEAASSAAESCLGTAVNIIQQTIDQGSLPATFLSNAAPPGPVPQTNSAVLNQEIMGQSDNNTDFPDGAAAVPNIVQTVGAYTVNGDIDRLYAKAKAGSGMQMFGGYEGTAGGASAGGVDILYRVNCVARNVATGASSRITAIYACTMTGESCQKKL encoded by the coding sequence ATGAGTGGAGACCGTCGAGAGATGAGGAAAACCGGGCATGGGCTGATCGAAAACCAGCGAGGCGTCGCCTTCCTGACGGTCATGCTCCTTCTGTTGATACTGACTGTGCTGGGAGTCGCAGCCGTGACGGTCAGCGGGCTGGAAAATCGGATTGCGGGTCTCGTGCGAACGAGTGAAGCGGCATCCAGCGCGGCCGAATCGTGCTTGGGAACGGCGGTGAACATCATTCAGCAAACCATCGACCAGGGTTCGTTACCGGCGACTTTCTTGAGCAACGCGGCCCCGCCTGGCCCTGTGCCGCAAACCAATTCCGCCGTTCTCAATCAAGAGATCATGGGGCAGTCGGACAATAACACCGATTTTCCCGACGGAGCCGCCGCTGTGCCGAACATTGTGCAAACCGTGGGAGCCTACACCGTGAACGGCGACATCGACCGGCTGTATGCCAAAGCGAAAGCGGGCTCCGGTATGCAAATGTTCGGTGGATATGAAGGAACGGCCGGAGGGGCCTCGGCGGGCGGTGTCGACATCCTCTATCGAGTCAACTGCGTAGCAAGAAATGTCGCGACCGGCGCGAGCAGTCGAATCACCGCGATCTATGCCTGCACCATGACGGGCGAAAGCTGCCAGAAAAAGTTGTAG
- a CDS encoding PilC/PilY family type IV pilus protein: MKRHTMTPQSKITAIVLSLVLVEAVMWPVDVKAQNMADYTASPPFITDAVPPNVLLLMDNSGSMNEAAYKTTAFDPNKTYFGLYDPLECYDYGSEKFIPDPAANPATPGTCTNSPYLWSGNLLNYATMRRIDIVKWVMMGGTCSVGGRDAMGGCRQLIGQDSFDSGACCRDQTTSVPHADANGRVPSTYLPGAGGTLYFHMMGSSGTLKGNFCLDNDSTQPGSSSCSDGDSYAESGPWRIRIDHFENATGVIQEVGDKARWGLMQFKGNGDGGKVLNDVGGNVQNMITAIEATTPSTWTPLAESLYEATRYFAQIPPAYTNSDYSYTVTNRDPYYFTSPKWAGTAQYVPCCKSFVIIFTDGEPTQDLNVPSALQDYGHSVHGAHCTSSPNTDPCTPHKTNYPNNGSHYLDDVAYWAHITDIRQGTIPVINESGKDLSGNQNLIIYSFYAFGQAIGREILQTTAKAGGFEDRNGNNLPDLPEEYDRYNNYTGALGADGLPDTYFESADADDLRAKLMAAITSILQRSASGTAVSVLATSSTGDGSLYQSYFYPLLFEGFRDVKWTGYTQGLFLDTFGNLREDTDGDARLIYQNDSIVQTRFDSGTGNVFVDRFRDTNGDGKADSTTPYETVTLREVKGIWEAGQQLALTPSGNRTLLTWVDLNNNGVVDAGEQMDFTTANSATLAPYLRAGAAPYTADNIINFVRGDQIAGLRDRQLTVGGSLKVWKLGDPIHSTPTVVATPKERFDVLYGDSSYTVFFQQYRNRRQVAYVGANDGMLHAFNAGFYHRGDDPSTTTVTEHGWFTRNPNDNTSGKLLGEELWGFIPYQLLPHLQWLTRSDYTHVYYVDLKPKVTDVRIFTPDADHPNGWGTILIGGFRMGGSCGNCVAGTGAPPMTVDIGGTIRTFYSAYFVLDITNPEVPPKLLWSFSSSDQGLATSYPTVVRMSPSSDGKTSNTNAKWYVVFGSGVTGYDGSVAQAAKLYAVDLATGPGTNNSLVTTLPIGSWYSFMADLITLDRDLDYRADSVYVGRTIDPTSSGRGIWTGKMYRLTMGACSSAPCSTSTWGIASGSNRVPTEVIDTFPTGGSTAVGPIVAAPTVTLDDTAKVWIFFGTGRYYSSLDKTNTDTQYFFGIKDSVLGGSCTQSSVVSCLDDDLVNVSSATICVVGVGDCGQSGGTNQVTGVAGVTTFEGSGTTSLIGLVQSKDGWFTTLPASRERVLASPTIIGGIVFFPSFIPNNDICSASGESNLYALFYLTGSAYKESVIGTTAAGSNKTVNRSMALGTGLASQMAVQIGTQGSGGTGGGPSGSGCQGGVIGFVQSSTGAIAQPCTKPALSAWSQYLSWINQRD, from the coding sequence ATGAAACGGCATACCATGACACCACAGTCGAAGATAACGGCAATTGTGCTGTCGCTTGTGCTGGTAGAAGCTGTGATGTGGCCGGTGGACGTCAAGGCCCAGAACATGGCTGACTATACCGCATCGCCGCCGTTCATTACCGATGCGGTCCCGCCCAACGTCTTGTTGCTGATGGATAATTCGGGCAGCATGAACGAAGCCGCCTACAAAACCACGGCATTCGATCCGAACAAGACCTATTTCGGCCTGTACGATCCACTGGAATGCTATGACTATGGCAGTGAAAAATTCATCCCCGACCCTGCCGCCAATCCGGCGACCCCGGGAACCTGCACGAATTCTCCGTACCTCTGGTCCGGCAATCTGCTGAACTATGCGACGATGCGGCGGATCGACATCGTCAAGTGGGTGATGATGGGAGGAACCTGTTCGGTGGGGGGGCGCGACGCGATGGGAGGGTGCCGCCAGCTCATCGGACAGGATAGCTTCGACAGCGGCGCCTGCTGCCGTGATCAAACCACGTCGGTGCCTCATGCCGATGCGAACGGGAGGGTGCCCTCCACCTACCTCCCAGGAGCGGGCGGTACGCTGTATTTCCACATGATGGGGAGCAGCGGGACCCTCAAGGGGAACTTTTGTCTCGACAATGATTCGACGCAACCCGGCAGCTCGAGCTGTAGCGATGGAGATTCGTATGCCGAATCAGGCCCGTGGCGGATCAGAATCGACCATTTCGAGAATGCCACCGGTGTGATTCAGGAAGTGGGGGACAAGGCGCGGTGGGGGTTGATGCAATTTAAAGGTAACGGTGACGGCGGAAAGGTCTTGAACGATGTCGGGGGGAATGTCCAAAACATGATTACGGCGATCGAGGCAACGACGCCGTCCACCTGGACACCCCTGGCGGAATCGTTGTACGAGGCGACTCGGTACTTTGCCCAGATTCCGCCCGCATACACCAACTCCGACTATTCCTATACGGTCACGAACCGCGATCCGTATTACTTCACGTCTCCCAAGTGGGCAGGCACGGCGCAATATGTGCCGTGTTGCAAGAGCTTTGTGATCATCTTCACCGACGGTGAGCCGACACAGGACTTAAACGTTCCTTCTGCATTGCAAGACTATGGGCACAGCGTCCATGGCGCGCATTGTACAAGCAGCCCTAATACGGATCCCTGTACGCCGCACAAGACAAATTATCCCAATAACGGCTCTCACTATCTTGACGACGTGGCCTATTGGGCGCACATCACCGATATTCGACAAGGGACGATACCGGTCATCAATGAGTCAGGAAAAGACCTGTCAGGCAATCAGAATCTCATCATCTACAGCTTCTACGCGTTCGGTCAGGCGATCGGACGCGAGATTCTCCAGACGACCGCGAAAGCCGGGGGATTCGAGGACCGCAATGGGAACAATTTACCCGATCTCCCGGAGGAATATGATCGGTATAACAACTACACAGGAGCACTGGGTGCCGACGGGTTGCCGGACACGTATTTCGAATCGGCTGATGCCGACGATCTTCGCGCGAAGCTCATGGCCGCCATCACCAGCATTCTCCAAAGAAGCGCGTCCGGGACGGCGGTCTCCGTGCTTGCGACGTCATCGACCGGTGATGGATCGCTCTACCAGTCCTATTTCTACCCTCTCCTCTTCGAAGGGTTTAGGGATGTGAAGTGGACCGGCTATACCCAAGGGCTGTTCCTGGACACGTTCGGGAATCTTCGGGAGGACACCGATGGAGATGCTCGGCTCATTTACCAGAACGACAGCATCGTTCAGACCCGTTTCGACTCGGGCACCGGGAACGTGTTTGTCGATCGTTTCCGCGACACCAACGGCGACGGCAAGGCCGACAGTACGACGCCCTACGAGACCGTAACCTTGAGAGAGGTCAAAGGAATCTGGGAAGCCGGACAACAACTGGCGTTGACCCCATCGGGCAACCGGACTTTGCTCACCTGGGTCGACTTGAATAACAACGGCGTGGTTGATGCGGGCGAACAAATGGACTTTACCACCGCCAACTCGGCGACGTTGGCTCCATATTTGCGAGCCGGGGCCGCTCCTTATACGGCCGACAATATCATCAATTTCGTCAGAGGGGACCAGATCGCCGGTCTCCGGGATCGACAGCTCACCGTCGGCGGCAGCTTGAAGGTCTGGAAGCTGGGTGATCCGATTCATTCCACGCCGACGGTGGTCGCGACGCCGAAGGAGCGCTTCGACGTGCTGTACGGCGACTCGAGTTACACGGTGTTCTTTCAGCAGTACCGCAACCGGCGCCAAGTGGCGTATGTCGGAGCCAATGACGGCATGCTCCATGCGTTCAACGCCGGGTTCTATCATCGTGGCGATGATCCCAGCACGACCACGGTGACGGAGCACGGGTGGTTTACCCGCAATCCCAACGACAACACAAGCGGCAAGTTGCTGGGGGAAGAGCTGTGGGGCTTTATCCCTTATCAGCTCCTTCCACATCTCCAGTGGTTGACGAGGAGCGACTATACGCATGTCTATTATGTCGATCTCAAACCTAAGGTGACCGATGTGCGTATCTTTACTCCCGATGCCGATCATCCGAACGGGTGGGGCACGATTCTCATCGGCGGATTCAGAATGGGAGGGAGTTGCGGCAATTGCGTGGCCGGGACGGGCGCGCCTCCGATGACAGTGGATATCGGCGGGACCATCCGCACGTTCTACAGCGCCTATTTCGTCCTGGACATTACCAATCCCGAGGTACCGCCCAAGTTACTCTGGTCCTTCTCGTCGTCGGATCAAGGCCTGGCGACAAGCTATCCGACAGTCGTGCGAATGAGTCCGTCCAGTGACGGGAAGACGAGCAATACGAACGCCAAATGGTACGTGGTCTTCGGATCAGGCGTGACCGGGTACGATGGGAGTGTCGCGCAGGCCGCCAAGCTCTACGCAGTCGATCTGGCGACCGGGCCGGGAACGAACAACAGCTTGGTGACCACGCTCCCTATTGGTTCGTGGTATTCATTCATGGCGGACTTGATCACGCTGGACCGCGATTTGGATTATCGCGCCGACTCGGTCTATGTCGGACGGACGATCGATCCGACCAGCAGCGGTCGCGGCATCTGGACGGGCAAAATGTATCGGTTGACGATGGGGGCTTGCTCAAGCGCTCCCTGCTCGACGTCCACGTGGGGGATCGCTTCCGGGAGCAATCGGGTTCCGACCGAAGTGATCGATACGTTCCCGACTGGTGGGAGCACGGCGGTCGGTCCGATCGTGGCTGCGCCCACCGTGACACTGGATGACACGGCGAAGGTATGGATCTTCTTCGGGACCGGCCGCTACTACAGTTCGCTCGACAAGACCAACACGGACACCCAGTACTTCTTCGGGATCAAGGACTCGGTGCTCGGCGGGAGCTGCACACAGTCCAGTGTCGTCAGTTGCTTGGACGACGATCTTGTCAACGTCTCCAGCGCCACGATCTGCGTGGTCGGTGTCGGCGACTGCGGGCAGTCCGGCGGCACGAACCAAGTCACCGGTGTCGCAGGTGTGACCACGTTTGAGGGATCCGGAACAACCTCCTTGATCGGACTCGTTCAGAGCAAGGATGGCTGGTTCACCACGTTACCGGCGTCGCGCGAGCGCGTGCTGGCGAGTCCGACCATCATCGGAGGTATCGTGTTCTTCCCCTCGTTCATTCCCAATAACGACATCTGCAGCGCGTCGGGAGAGAGCAATCTGTACGCGCTCTTCTATCTGACCGGCAGCGCCTACAAAGAGTCGGTGATCGGAACGACCGCGGCCGGCAGTAACAAGACTGTCAACCGGTCTATGGCGTTGGGGACCGGCTTGGCGTCGCAAATGGCCGTCCAGATCGGCACCCAGGGAAGCGGAGGCACAGGCGGCGGTCCCAGCGGCTCCGGTTGTCAGGGCGGCGTGATCGGCTTCGTCCAGTCAAGCACCGGCGCCATTGCGCAGCCGTGTACGAAGCCGGCTTTGTCGGCATGGAGCCAATATCTCTCGTGGATCAATCAGCGAGATTGA
- a CDS encoding cadherin repeat domain-containing protein, with amino-acid sequence MKSRNRSGSHARLLAMLLGIPLLAGCSPDSAQVNGAGSPPARNNHLPSVRSARIVPVPPVLSEPVSVQVEGEDLDRDPLTFRYQWLVNGEPLPGAIGHQLSPDTLKRGDRVSVEVIPFDGKGQGAPYRTEPVIVGNTLPVVSRVTIEPGQIRVGDVLQAQVEGTDADHDEVRYRFRWWKNNRLVSEGEENTFDTAGFLRDDVVAVSVIPRDGGGEGKEVFSPTMTIANSPPKITSVPHSIIQQGHYLYTVTAVDPEGDPVSFSLPTAPPGMTIDQKTGRVDWRIPPESKGSYRVKVVVQDDRGGWAFQEFDLSLSAPASS; translated from the coding sequence ATGAAGAGCAGGAATCGATCAGGTTCTCACGCCAGACTTCTGGCGATGCTGCTCGGTATTCCGCTCTTGGCGGGCTGCTCACCCGATTCTGCTCAGGTGAACGGCGCAGGATCGCCGCCCGCGAGGAACAACCATCTGCCTTCCGTTCGATCCGCTCGAATCGTTCCGGTCCCTCCCGTCCTGTCCGAACCTGTGTCGGTCCAGGTTGAAGGAGAAGACCTGGACCGCGACCCGCTTACCTTTCGCTATCAATGGCTGGTGAACGGCGAACCGCTTCCCGGAGCCATCGGACATCAGTTGAGCCCTGACACGCTCAAGCGCGGCGACCGTGTCAGCGTCGAGGTGATTCCGTTCGACGGAAAAGGTCAAGGGGCTCCGTATCGAACCGAACCGGTCATCGTCGGCAATACGCTTCCGGTTGTCTCGCGGGTGACGATCGAGCCCGGCCAAATACGGGTCGGAGATGTGTTGCAGGCCCAGGTGGAAGGAACCGACGCGGATCACGATGAGGTCCGGTATCGATTCCGATGGTGGAAAAACAACCGACTCGTCTCCGAAGGCGAAGAGAACACGTTCGATACCGCCGGGTTTCTCAGAGATGATGTCGTCGCGGTCTCCGTGATACCGCGCGACGGCGGTGGAGAAGGCAAAGAAGTGTTTTCTCCGACGATGACCATTGCGAACAGCCCGCCCAAGATCACCTCCGTTCCTCACTCGATCATCCAACAGGGGCATTACCTCTATACCGTCACGGCCGTTGATCCGGAAGGGGATCCGGTCTCGTTTTCGCTGCCGACCGCTCCGCCCGGGATGACGATCGATCAGAAGACCGGCCGCGTCGACTGGCGGATCCCGCCGGAATCGAAAGGATCGTACCGGGTCAAGGTAGTGGTCCAGGACGATCGGGGAGGCTGGGCATTTCAGGAATTCGACTTGTCTCTCAGCGCACCCGCTTCGTCCTAA
- a CDS encoding PhoH family protein, with the protein MRKIKLREGTNTAALFGHHDRHLKLIEEEFGIRLSARGEELALEGSPDAERRAERVLTELAALTTEGYELKTEDVSLALTALRQNQDTPLKDLLFSAAPIATKKRFIVPKSAGQKAYIEAIEKYDIVIAIGPAGTGKTYLAMAMAVNALMRREVSRIILARPAVEAGEKLGFLPGDMYAKVNPYLRPLYDALYDMMDVDRANRLVERGEIEIAPLAFMRGRTLNDSFVILDEAQNATAEQMKMFLTRLGFHSKAVVTGDVTQVDLPADRVSGLIEVRDILRDIDGIQFVYFDERDVVRHRLVQEIIKAYDRHGAGRDAETKPTKTPRQPSVTSHPSARRSQSSAPTSKDPWGQPH; encoded by the coding sequence GTGCGTAAGATCAAGCTGCGAGAAGGGACGAATACCGCCGCGCTTTTCGGCCATCACGATCGGCACCTCAAGCTCATTGAAGAAGAGTTTGGGATTCGGTTGTCGGCGCGAGGAGAAGAGTTGGCGCTCGAAGGCTCGCCCGATGCCGAACGGCGGGCCGAACGGGTGCTGACGGAACTGGCCGCTCTGACGACCGAAGGGTACGAACTGAAAACCGAAGATGTCAGTCTGGCTTTGACCGCGCTCCGGCAGAATCAGGACACTCCTCTCAAAGACCTCCTGTTCAGCGCCGCTCCCATCGCCACCAAGAAACGGTTCATTGTCCCGAAGTCCGCCGGCCAAAAGGCGTACATCGAAGCGATCGAGAAATACGACATCGTGATCGCCATCGGCCCGGCGGGGACGGGCAAAACCTATTTGGCAATGGCGATGGCGGTCAATGCGCTGATGCGCAGAGAAGTCAGCCGCATCATCCTGGCTCGGCCGGCGGTCGAGGCGGGGGAGAAACTCGGCTTTTTGCCGGGGGATATGTATGCCAAGGTCAACCCTTACTTGCGGCCGCTCTACGATGCGCTCTATGACATGATGGATGTGGATCGCGCGAACCGGCTGGTCGAGCGCGGCGAGATCGAAATCGCGCCGCTGGCGTTCATGCGAGGCCGGACGCTGAACGACTCGTTCGTCATCCTGGACGAGGCGCAGAACGCCACGGCCGAGCAAATGAAGATGTTTCTGACCCGGCTGGGGTTCCACTCGAAAGCCGTGGTCACCGGGGACGTGACCCAGGTCGACCTGCCGGCCGACCGCGTATCCGGGTTGATCGAAGTCCGGGACATTTTGCGCGATATCGACGGGATTCAGTTCGTCTATTTCGACGAGCGCGACGTGGTCCGTCATCGGTTGGTGCAGGAGATCATCAAAGCATACGATCGGCACGGCGCCGGTCGCGATGCTGAAACCAAACCGACAAAGACGCCCCGGCAGCCGTCCGTCACGAGCCATCCTTCTGCGCGCCGGTCTCAGTCCTCCGCCCCGACCTCGAAAGACCCCTGGGGCCAACCGCATTAA
- the ybeY gene encoding rRNA maturation RNase YbeY codes for MPVLLRVRPRRIRVRPSTFKALAQKLLKTVGESRAELSVELVGDRRMRGLNRRYRGRDYSTDVLAFPMRRAPRVNRLGLSRKALGGSASRSMPDAVRPSMIGDVVISLPTAERQAARRGRSVDHEVATLLIHGVLHLCGYDHERGEKEARRMRRKERAVWKALQPIPKLIARR; via the coding sequence ATGCCGGTCCTGTTGCGGGTCCGGCCGCGCCGCATCCGGGTTCGGCCCTCTACGTTCAAGGCGTTGGCCCAAAAGCTGTTGAAGACGGTGGGCGAGTCCCGCGCCGAACTCAGCGTGGAGTTGGTCGGCGATCGGCGGATGCGTGGGCTGAATCGGCGGTACCGCGGGCGGGATTATTCCACCGATGTGCTGGCTTTTCCGATGCGGCGCGCGCCACGCGTGAATCGGTTAGGTCTGAGCCGTAAGGCATTAGGGGGGTCCGCTTCACGCTCCATGCCCGACGCAGTACGACCTTCGATGATAGGCGATGTGGTGATCTCTCTGCCGACGGCCGAACGCCAGGCAGCGCGTCGCGGCCGTTCCGTCGATCATGAAGTCGCGACGCTGTTGATCCACGGGGTCTTGCACCTGTGCGGGTATGACCACGAGCGCGGAGAGAAAGAGGCACGCCGTATGCGGCGCAAAGAACGAGCAGTGTGGAAGGCGCTGCAGCCGATTCCGAAGCTGATAGCAAGACGCTAG
- the ftsY gene encoding signal recognition particle-docking protein FtsY yields the protein MSWSQRLSQGLAKTREVIKGSLDRLTGRAPDPALLDELEAALISADLGVRVVSRLMERVRAQARGGGSDVLHLLDQLRATIFDSLRTCAGESIERLIAKGPRPYVVLAVGVNGVGKTTTVAKLAQRLRQGNITPLLVAADTFRAAAIDQLQVWADRIGVELIRQRHGSDPAAVAFDGLAAARARGVQAVLIDTAGRLHTKSNLMEELRKIKRVLAQEQPGAPHEVLLVLDATVGQNALSQTRQFHEAVGVTGLALTKLDGTARGGIVVAVADEFKIPVRLIGVGEAVDDLQDFDPQAFVGALFGQSA from the coding sequence ATGAGTTGGTCCCAGCGGCTCAGCCAAGGGTTAGCCAAGACTCGCGAGGTCATCAAGGGCTCACTGGACCGGTTGACCGGTCGGGCTCCGGATCCGGCCTTGCTCGATGAGCTGGAAGCTGCGTTGATTTCCGCCGACCTGGGGGTCCGCGTCGTGAGCCGGCTGATGGAGCGCGTGCGGGCGCAGGCCCGAGGCGGCGGCTCGGACGTCCTGCATCTGCTGGACCAGCTACGGGCGACCATTTTCGACAGTCTCCGCACCTGCGCCGGCGAATCGATCGAACGATTGATCGCCAAGGGCCCGCGTCCCTATGTCGTCCTGGCGGTCGGCGTCAACGGGGTGGGGAAAACGACGACGGTCGCCAAGCTGGCCCAACGGTTACGGCAAGGCAACATCACGCCGCTCCTCGTCGCCGCCGATACCTTCCGGGCCGCGGCGATCGATCAACTCCAGGTGTGGGCCGACCGGATCGGCGTGGAGCTGATTCGGCAGCGGCATGGCTCCGATCCGGCCGCCGTCGCCTTCGACGGACTGGCGGCCGCCAGGGCCCGAGGCGTCCAGGCGGTGTTGATCGATACCGCAGGCCGTTTGCACACGAAATCGAATCTGATGGAGGAATTGCGGAAAATCAAACGCGTGCTGGCGCAGGAACAGCCCGGCGCGCCGCATGAAGTGCTGCTGGTCCTGGACGCCACCGTGGGGCAGAACGCCCTTTCACAGACTCGGCAATTCCACGAAGCGGTCGGCGTCACGGGTCTGGCCTTGACCAAGCTGGATGGGACCGCGCGCGGCGGAATCGTCGTGGCCGTCGCCGACGAGTTCAAGATTCCCGTCCGCTTGATCGGCGTCGGCGAGGCGGTCGACGATCTGCAGGATTTCGATCCGCAAGCCTTTGTGGGCGCGCTGTTCGGCCAATCAGCCTGA
- a CDS encoding response regulator: protein MNTLLVIDDDRLNCDLLQAVFSRQGYHVLTATSGREGLDLFRKLTPRVTLLDLRMPEMDGLTVLKEIRAIDPYAPVIILGGGATEAQENQARELMVTDFLRKGLSLDVLVATVNRVAQQPVMRAFTPSLPQSVSPTSTEGETILVVDDEAMVRDLLVRFLNLRGYRAQGAKDGPEALKMIEQAPPDLVLLDVIMPGMNGVDVLRALREREYQGGVIILTGSQSEELLDKAWALGPQEVLSKPVDLERLLTAIQLVLVCREC, encoded by the coding sequence GTGAACACCCTTCTCGTGATCGACGATGATCGGTTGAATTGCGACCTGCTCCAAGCCGTCTTTTCGCGCCAGGGGTACCACGTGCTCACGGCGACCAGCGGGCGCGAAGGCTTGGACCTGTTCCGCAAGCTGACCCCGCGCGTCACCCTGCTGGATCTGCGGATGCCGGAGATGGACGGGTTGACGGTGCTCAAGGAGATCCGCGCCATCGATCCCTATGCGCCAGTCATCATTCTGGGGGGCGGGGCGACCGAAGCGCAGGAGAATCAAGCCCGTGAACTGATGGTCACGGATTTTCTGCGGAAGGGGTTGTCGCTGGACGTGCTGGTTGCAACGGTGAATCGGGTGGCCCAACAACCCGTCATGCGGGCGTTCACCCCGTCCTTACCCCAGTCGGTTTCCCCAACGAGCACCGAAGGCGAAACCATTCTCGTGGTGGACGACGAGGCGATGGTGCGCGACCTGCTGGTCCGCTTCCTGAACCTGCGCGGGTATCGCGCGCAGGGAGCCAAGGACGGACCCGAAGCGTTGAAGATGATCGAGCAAGCGCCGCCGGATCTGGTGCTGCTCGATGTGATCATGCCGGGCATGAACGGCGTGGACGTGCTTCGCGCCTTGCGGGAGCGGGAGTACCAGGGTGGAGTCATCATCCTGACCGGCAGCCAAAGCGAAGAGTTGCTCGACAAGGCCTGGGCCTTGGGCCCGCAGGAAGTCCTCAGCAAACCCGTCGATCTTGAGCGGTTGTTGACGGCGATCCAGCTCGTACTGGTGTGCCGGGAATGTTGA